One stretch of Armigeres subalbatus isolate Guangzhou_Male chromosome 2, GZ_Asu_2, whole genome shotgun sequence DNA includes these proteins:
- the LOC134208918 gene encoding uncharacterized protein LOC134208918, whose product MKHLVTLTCVLGFLCGGIFADYAAINVGAQGLLTIATSLKNISPVMTAFYKNLNSALTKFTTATSKVESLVNSTYQTLNDTYGATQTNLENVFSNINNLDWQITYVLQQFSSNAGNDVNILENQLQQTFDQLLSYYGMLSNEVNYDTCSLEIFDDAVASPNQLVKFGTSCLQTYVDTIPTLVSPVQDILDLVKSDFKSFSKQLNICASTSTNCINAYFDNIGSELSYISNEVYVVQYLLNIFQDAAKDRDNLCGQLIKYNVQDILNGLFNQFVRCM is encoded by the exons ATGAAGCATTTGGTAACTCTCACTTGTGTGTTGGGATTCCTGTGTGGGGGAATCTTCGCCGACTACGCAGCCATCAACGTTGGAGCACAAGGTCTACTTACAATCGCCACGAGCCTGAAAAACATATCACCCGTTATGACAGCCttctacaaaaatctcaactcTGCTCTCACCAAGTTTACGACTGCCACCAGCAAAGTTGAATCGCTCGTCAACTCCACATACCAAACGTTGAACGACACTTACGGAGCTACACAAACCAACCTGGAAAACGTTTtcagcaacataaacaattTGGATTGGCAGATCACTTATGTCCTTCAGCAGTTCAGTTCAAACGCTGGTAATGATGTTAATATACTCGAGAACCAACTACAGCAGACCTTCGACCAACTCCTGTCGTACTATGGCATGTTGTCTAATGAAGTGAATTACGACACATGCAGCTTGGAGATCTTCGATGATGCCGTCGCTTCACCAAACCAGTTGGTCAAATTCGGAACTTCATGTCTGCAGACTTATGTGGATACCATCCCGACACTCGTGAGTCCCGTACAGGATATATTGGATTTGGTGAAAAGTGACTTCAAATCTTTCTCCAAACAACTGAACATTTGCGCTTCTACTTCAACCAACTGCATCAATGCG tacTTCGACAATATTGGCTCGGAGCTCAGCTACATATCCAATGAAGTGTACGTGGTGCAATATCTGCTGAACATCTTCCAGGACGCTGCAAAAGATCGCGATAACTTGTGTGGGCAGTTGATCAAGTATAATGTCCAGGACATCCTCAATGGCTTGTTCAACCAATTCGTGCGATGCATGTAA
- the LOC134208922 gene encoding uncharacterized protein LOC134208922 yields the protein MNLFSVLVGAACLTAYAQASSLSTTVANAISTSNLNLATAIQQVNSTINTADQTALASWNQLGQTLENLYTTYYDSFENYTTIDLSVFTTAISNIQNTFSSAPTTIQGDSISNLFSAVQSSADQVAEILTDAAANISSVCASSCTTKATTCTTKYGAKLAVDPITVDRVTACITAEQTRYGNIGSNISTLYNNISTNAVNYFAVVDVCDTPSADVLNNKTASYTPTISCLSNYLSSVNNFQLYTSYVDNIRSTQTDLVAFRVQRCASLVELDIQDRVTTVLSNFYNCVG from the exons ATGAATCTATTCTCCGTCCTCGTAGGCGCTGCCTGCCTAACTGCATACGCCCAAGCTTCATCACTTAGCACCACCGTAGCGAACGCTATCAGTACGTCCAACCTTAACCTGGCCACGGCAATCCAACAGGTCAACAGTACGATCAACACTGCTGATCAGACCGCCCTGGCTTCTTGGAATCAATTAGGTCAAACCCTGGAGAACCTTTATACCACGTATTACGATAGTTTCGAGAATTACACCACCATCGATTTGAGTGTTTTCACTACCGCCATCAGCAACATCCAAAACACGTTCAGCAGCGCTCCCACAACCATTCAGGGTGACTCCATCAGTAATCTGTTCTCCGCCGTTCAGTCGAGTGCTGACCAAGTAGCAGAAATCCTTACTGATGCTGCGGCCAACATTTCCAGTGTCTGCGCCAGCAGCTGCACCACGAAGGCAACCACTTGCACAACCAAGTATGGTGCAAAGTTGGCTGTTGATCCGATTACTGTCGACCGCGTGACAGCTTGTATTACTGCCGAACAAACCCGATATGGCAATATTGGTTCCAATATCTCAACGCTGTACAACAATATCTCTACCAACGCCGTAAACTACTTTGCAGTCGTGGACGTTTGTGACACTCCGTCGGCGGATGTTCTGAACAACAAAACTGCGAGTTATACTCCTACAATTAGTTGTCTATCGAAT TACCTTAGCAGTGTTAACAATTTCCAACTATACACATCATATGTTGACAACATTCGATCTACCCAGACGGATTTGGTGGCTTTCCGCGTTCAGCGTTGTGCATCCCTTGTTGAATTGGACATCCAGGATCGCGTCACTACGGTGCTGAGCAACTTCTACAACTGCGTGGGATGA
- the LOC134208923 gene encoding uncharacterized protein LOC134208923 produces the protein MKHLLTLTCVLGFLCGGIFADYAAINVGAQGLLTIATSLKNISPVMTAFYKNLNSALTKFTTATSKVESLVNSTYQTLNDTYGATQTNLENVFSNINNLDWQITYVLQQFSSNAGYDVYLLENQLQQTFDQLLSYYGMLSNEVNYDTCSLEIFDDAVASPNQLVKFGTSCLQTYVDTIPTLVSPVQDILDLVKSDFKSFSKQLNICASTSTNCINAYFDNIGSELSYISNEVYVVQYLLNIFQDAAKDRDNLCGQLIKYNVQDILNGLFNQFVQCM, from the exons ATGAAGCATTTGCTAACTCTCACTTGCGTACTGGGATTCCTGTGTGGAGGAATCTTCGCCGACTACGCAGCCATCAACGTTGGAGCACAAGGTCTACTTACAATCGCCACGAGCCTGAAAAACATATCACCCGTTATGACCGCCTTCTACAAAAATCTTAACTCTGCTCTCACCAAGTTTACGACTGCCACCAGCAAAGTTGAATCGCTCGTCAACTCCACATACCAAACGTTGAACGACACTTACGGAGCTACACAAACCAATCTGGAAAACGTTTtcagcaacataaacaattTGGATTGGCAGATCACTTATGTCCTTCAGCAGTTCAGCTCCAATGCTGGTTATGATGTGTATCTACTGGAGAACCAACTGCAGCAGACCTTCGACCAACTCCTGTCGTACTATGGCATGTTGTCTAACGAAGTAAATTACGATACCTGTAGCTTGGAGATCTTCGATGATGCCGTCGCCTCACCAAACCAATTGGTCAAATTCGGAACTTCATGTCTGCAGACTTATGTGGATACCATCCCGACACTCGTGAGCCCCGTACAGGATATCTTAGATTTGGTGAAAAGTGATTTCAAATCTTTCTCCAAACAACTGAATATTTGCGCTTCTACATCTACAAACTGCATCAATGCG tacTTCGACAATATTGGCTCGGAGCTCAGCTACATATCCAATGAAGTGTACGTGGTGCAATATCTGCTGAACATCTTCCAGGACGCTGCAAAAGATCGCGATAACTTGTGTGGGCAGTTGATCAAGTATAATGTCCAGGACATCCTTAATGGCTTGTTCAACCAATTCGTGCAATGCATGTAA